One Hylaeus volcanicus isolate JK05 chromosome 8, UHH_iyHylVolc1.0_haploid, whole genome shotgun sequence genomic window, tttatttaaattttgtgcatattatttattatcgtggtattcgatattttattcaatattgtatacaattatCTATAGTTTTCTTTTGTAGAATGAATTGGAACGGATTGCTAACACGATAATACAAATTCACCATTAAAATATCGTAACGTGGAATacgtatataattaattacaaaaattctgcaaaaagctttttttatttgtaatatttacaaaattcatgtttttaaatttcattacaatAGAATTCCATGGTCTTATGATTATACAATTTACAAACTCCTCCAGTCTTTGTTTCCTCGTGATACACAAACATCTTTAATGAAgcttttatatatacaatattgtgtCATAAATAACATACTTATattgtatacatgtattatttcAGTTCATCAATCTACAGCCAATACATATCTTAACGAAGACAATGAAAACATTCTATATAAAAACTAAGTAGCaaaattagtttcaattttgaatagtagtttcttaaacattttttattcttttttctttatattttataaatcttgtgatatttgaatttactGTAGACACTATTGCAATGTTATCTCCTAAAGTTTTCTTCTGTTGTCCCACCTATTTAGacaatataaaaagtaattattatattagaaataaataaatcggttaatacattcaaataaaaaagaaggcTTACAATATTCTTAAAACGTGGTATTACATCACGTAATGtttctgttaatttaatttcacgcgCTAACTGATCACTATTATCTTCCGAATATGCATCCATTATCGCATCCAACGATTCTGCTATCACCCAAGCCTTTGGTTCAATCGTacaagtatttaataaaaacgttGATACATactacaaaaaattgttcattacGAAAAATCATTCACAAACAAGTTTCAATATAAGATTATGTGTCTTACTTTGATTAGTTCATAACTTTCAGGGgtatcattattaattaaaattaaaacaagatTGCCCAACATTCGTATTAAATTTGCTCGAACGTTAGCATTTGGACACTGACGTTCGCCATTCAACATTAGTTCAATGTCAGTTAATGTTAATTGGTTGAAAATGTTCGGTTTTGCCTCGGATAATCTTTGAAGGGCTGCCCTCATAGTTGTAGTAGCAGATTccaataattcaatattttttgaattaccATCTTTGAAAACAACTGTACCAATATCAGCCCACATTCtacattaaaagtataaaaatgtagttcaattaaatcatttttctcatattacaattaaaattgtaatttaaaagatatacttaaaaatattttacctaTACACATTTTCCATACCACCAAGTATATCAATTTCTAAAtgagatattaaattatttaagcaGAGGTAAGCTGTACAATTCAATGTATGCATTTGCTGTAAAATAGCTTGTCCCTCCACATTTTGTTCCAGTATTTCTACTGTATCTTTGTCCACAGCTAAAGTTTTATCccatacttttttaattatgttacAACTATTGAAAACTTCAATTACCTCCATGGGTAGagaaaattttgcaataaataatttgtcatCCATATCTACATCATCTATACTATCGCTCTCGCAATCTGAATTATCTAAATTAGAATCATTGTCACTTTCTTGTTCTTCGGAACATAAATTAGTTAAAATTTCTAATGCTAATTGTTGCGagccaaatatttttctactatCCTGAACCTTCTTTCTTGCACTGCCtaagaaagtatttttttcatgAGGTAAAATTGATGATAAATTAGATAATAACTCTTTGCAATCAATAGAAAGTGTTTCAGAAAGCACAGCTACACCTTTAGAAACTGTACtcatagaattattttctacataGTTAAATAAACTTATTAATAGTCCAGTAACAGCAGTTTTAAGGCATATTACATCAGAAATGTTAAAATCATTCGTTTCTATATTTAACAGTTGAAGAAGTGTATTTTCACAGCTTTTAAGTTTATCAATAGCAGTGGTATTATCTTCTGACAAagatagtaaacattgtacaGTCACTGTAACAATTTCTATACCGTAAATAGTAATGTCAAAAAACTTTGTTAAAATGCAAGCAAGATCTTCttgattcgaatattttactGCAAGTTCATTATTTTCACATAGTGTCCATAACAATGTGACTGCTTGAACAAATGCTTTCTTTTCATcgtttactttgtttttttcattttgatcaAGTGTCAGCTGCCAGTCTGTATAATACTATAGATGATATAtaagttattaaattaaacaataacatAAACATTGAATACTTTTCAAACTTACTTGTTTCAATAAACTACACAGTGGAGTCATGATATCATCTTTTAGTAAAGACTCGTATGCTTCTGCTTTCCCATTATCTGCAATGTTCCTTAGAGTCATGGCACTTTCAGCTCTTACAAGTACATTGCGATCAACAAGCAATGGTCCTATTAGTTTAGCAATTCCATCTTTTGCGATCTGCACAGCAAGCTTTGAATCGCAAGACATTGATTCCAATGTTTGCAATCCAGACAATACTTCCTCAACATTAGCAGACTGTACCTGTAACATTTATAATGTAGTTATTCActtattattgtatatgtgTTCAAATTTGATAGGACTGATGCGTGACaataaccctttgcactcgagagattaaacaatttttttttttatgtaataatacataaagtattaaaatatattatttttgttatatagtAATTTGCTTAGAATTGgttaaaaaaactaaacaaGAATCTGAAGGATATCTTACATCTTCGTATATTCTTTGCAAAGCGTTTTCTTGATCTTCATTCGTAATGTTTTCGGCTTCAGCTAATTCAAAATCCTTAACAGACGGCAGGCCAGTAGGATTTTTCTTAGAAGGTTTTCTCCTCTCTCTTTTTTGCTTTCCCATTTTCTTAAAGTACAGAAAtctttaacaaatataaccTTCTAACATACTGTAAGAGAGGTTAGCTAAAGACAACGTGCTCCACGCTCCACCTGTCGTCTTTCCAATAGCATAGAAATATAAGTCCACTCCTACTTCCAGTGGGAGTCTTTCATCCCACCGCATATAATTGAGATAAAAGCATGGTAAACAAAACCACGTGACTATACAAAGTTGCAAAGCCGTGAATAGCAGTGAGCTATACcccgaacaaacaaaaactgCATATTATAAGTCATTAtccatataaataaatagtaatgcattattttacaattccGTGTGTACTGTAATCACTTCTAACTGCATTATTCATTGACTTGAATATAGTACTTTGTCAATTATTTTGTCATTATTTTGCAtagtaaatacttttttaatttaataataaatcatgtTCTTCTTTAAtacgttcaatttattttgtaagtgaacgtttattttaatgcATTGAAAAGAAACTCTTGAAAAGAATTcttatcaaaagaaaaaagaaatttaatggaacgaaaatgatcatatatttgtatttttctaagGACGAAAGTTGCTTGAATTTGTGCGGATTGTCATTAAACGTCTTATAAGTTTGATAACTGTTTTTAAAGTAGCAAGAAATTACCCATAATGCATGGAATTAAACACGGAAGTGGGTTCTACGCATACGTGCTATTTCATTCTTCGTAACACCATAGCTTTCTTTATtagttttcatcaatttcggaatttttgattaattatttgtataaattttatatgaaattaatttagtcgATAACATCATGtgttttaattagaatttcgcCCCTTTGTAAGTATTAAAATGTTCTTCGAAACACTAATAGTACCCTAAGCAGTTCATTGAATAGAGCAGTGCTTGCAGTGACGACAAAACTGTAGCAGTAGTTAAACACATGCGCAGACCATTCGGGCGCAATTCGGCGTAGGTAGGTAAACGAGGCAACGAGGCGTTCTGCCTGGTCTTGCTTGGTCTTGCTTGGTCTTGCCCACATTTCTAAATGTGTACCTGCAAGCGTAGGTTGCATTAAATTGCGTCGGACCCAAGATCGCGAAGAGTATTaaacattgtacatttttgtacaCCGTATTCAATTTGGTAAGTgtataaaaagtgtaatataattaatttgaaatcttGTCGATAcggtatatattttcatcgaaatagCTCTTTACAAActgttttacaatttattttattgttatgattgtatttttcttgcgatgattgtattaattttacgaGAAATTTCAAAGCCAATTTATCGATATAGTTTACCAGTTAtaactttccttttttttgtttcactaaatgattacaaattgtaaattgtaaattattagtaGTCTGATATCTTAACAGgagtttctttcaaatacGTTTAAACATGCaactttgtattaattttattaactttacaaatttcgtttcctctagaaatttgtacaaacaTTTGCACTTAACCTCAAAGCTGGCAAcgtatttacatttatcgtCACACGAAAAAACGTAAACTTGGTTAGTTTGTTGAAAGAGACATTCAATTAATAGATTAAACAAAACTTGAAAGTGAAGTGAGTTAGATGTAAAGAAATAGCAGTCAATAGCtattgtttaacacgttgactgccgcGGGCCACCGGCAACAACATAGCGACAATTCATGTTGGCTTTGTATATTTGTACACAACTGACAATGAGTGTATTAAATCTCATTACCGACCATAGTTTCTTATTTCGGATAATAGATTTTGGTATTCAGCCATGAATACACTAAAGCAAGAAGTTCAAAAAAACACTTAGTTTTTATCAAGGTTTATACACACGTTGCTTCTTAActtattaaaaactaaaatgtGTTTTGCTTTCAACTCTTCTACTAAATCATAAACTATTGAATGGCTGGACTGTGAATGTGTTAAGAGAGTACTCTGTGTATGtcttttatatcttttaattaatctatAATTTGTGATTGATTTCAGATAAATCATGTCTGATCGAGGCAGGGGTAGGAGCCGTGGCATAGCACGAGGACGAGATGGTAAAAGACCACAAGGCGAGTTACAAGCACCTGGTGGTTCAGCTTCTGGATCACAACTGCCGGCACCTACTTGGGTTCGTAGACCTGGATCTTCTGCACCTCAAGCAACAGCAGGCCCGTCGTCGCAAACACCTTATTCTCGACCACCACAAACACAGGTATATCAAAGAATCAATAAGAAGTTGGTTTCTGGTGTTTAGTAACTTGTTCTCCATATCTTTTCCTTGTTTGTTCCTCTACATTTAAtacagtgttttttttaaatattgtaaatagtgtTGAGATCTGACggtgtattataatattcatatgcTATTTCATAACTAACCCATGCAATACATTGAAAAAGTGACTACAAATATAACATAGTTTCCCTAGCCTTAGCCAACAGGCTGTTTTGGACTAGTTGAAATTCTTGCCattgtaaatagtaaattaattcttaaaaatgcaaattgaaTAAGGCAAATACtttcttattctttcttttcttgcaTCACTTTATTTTCTCAAGGTTTTTCATCATTAACAGTGCCTGTTACTATTTTGTCTCgatttttctatgaaattgCTGAATGAAAATCCATTTAGGAAttggtgaaaaatatttggaattacTTCATTTGGTTTTTTGCCTAGAGCGAGAATTATCCTGTGGTAAAAGGGGTGTTGAAGGTtagtgttttaatttttgttttatcattATAGAAtagttctttattttaagACCTTATTGTTTGCCGGCAGCGCGGCGCGGAATCGTGTCTATTGCCatgctctttttttttttcgattcgGTAACAGTTCTGTAAGTTAAGTCACGTGGTCAGCCAAGGACACctctgtttctttcttttccatgTACAGTTTTCgatacaaaacaaacaaagtgACCTTGGCAGGTCGGTTGATTTAACTGTTACTTTCGTTTGTTCACGTTTGGCAGATGACTGTGATATGTACTATTTAACCCTCGGACAACGGGCGCTCGCACAAACGACGGAGCCGGGTCACTATTCAAGTATTCAGGCATCGAAATCCAAGTCCCATACGCGCTACAAAAGAAGgcttaaaatcaaatttttatatgcaaacattattatcatattaatAATGCCTAGTGGTAAccaactttttaatattttgtcccgAAAActtcttcttttgcaataaagtTCGAAACGTTTCTGTCGCTAAAAAGTTAGAATAGTGGGGAGAGCCGATTGCTACGGATCGAGTTTACAATGTAAACACATGGCTCGATACTCTCGATCATAGCGGAATGGGACTCGGAAATTGACGTCGGAAAAGTGACCCGTGAAGTCGGATTGACCAATTACCAACGTTCTAGTCCCGCCAAATCGTGCCGTCGTCCCCCTTCATGTACCCGTAGCACACTTCCttgaaggggggggggggggtagcgTTTGCTGGCGAAGGTTGGAACGcagcagaaataaataaataattcttcttcttttctgcTTTGGAAAATactgattaaaatttttaataataattgttaatcgaagcataaaatatgtatagttACAGTCTGTTCAAATACAGTAATGTCCATCAAGTTATCGCTTGACTAGGATCGGGCGCTAACAACCCGAGAGTTGGGTAAGCGTAATTCGATCTCTCTTATCTTTCAGGCTCACTCGATACCCTGTGTAGAAGTGGGCGAGTGAGAGTAAGGAACGATGATGAGGTCGAGTGAAATAATACCAGTTGACTGTTGGGAATATTTCACGcataataagaattttgtacTTGATGTCAGacattttgttcaaatttatatGTTACACATCATATGAAAATAGGGAGAGGAGGTGGGATTAAGACACAAATTTGCTATTTTGCTAGTTACTTGAAAAGCACAGATTCTTAATGTCAGA contains:
- the LOC128881232 gene encoding HEAT repeat-containing protein 3; protein product: MGKQKRERRKPSKKNPTGLPSVKDFELAEAENITNEDQENALQRIYEDVQSANVEEVLSGLQTLESMSCDSKLAVQIAKDGIAKLIGPLLVDRNVLVRAESAMTLRNIADNGKAEAYESLLKDDIMTPLCSLLKQYYTDWQLTLDQNEKNKVNDEKKAFVQAVTLLWTLCENNELAVKYSNQEDLACILTKFFDITIYGIEIVTVTVQCLLSLSEDNTTAIDKLKSCENTLLQLLNIETNDFNISDVICLKTAVTGLLISLFNYVENNSMSTVSKGVAVLSETLSIDCKELLSNLSSILPHEKNTFLGSARKKVQDSRKIFGSQQLALEILTNLCSEEQESDNDSNLDNSDCESDSIDDVDMDDKLFIAKFSLPMEVIEVFNSCNIIKKVWDKTLAVDKDTVEILEQNVEGQAILQQMHTLNCTAYLCLNNLISHLEIDILGGMENVYRMWADIGTVVFKDGNSKNIELLESATTTMRAALQRLSEAKPNIFNQLTLTDIELMLNGERQCPNANVRANLIRMLGNLVLILINNDTPESYELIKYVSTFLLNTCTIEPKAWVIAESLDAIMDAYSEDNSDQLAREIKLTETLRDVIPRFKNIVGQQKKTLGDNIAIVSTVNSNITRFIKYKEKRIKNV